In the Candidatus Saccharimonas aalborgensis genome, one interval contains:
- the rpsJ gene encoding 30S ribosomal protein S10: MADTKPAEGLRIRIRLKAYDHKVIDQSAKQIIDTAIRSGAQIAGPVPLPTRRSTYTVVKSPHVYKMGGEAFEMRVHKRLIDITNATPKTIDSLQNLSLPAGVDAEIRM, translated from the coding sequence ATGGCAGACACAAAACCAGCAGAGGGACTACGCATCCGCATTCGTCTCAAAGCATATGATCACAAGGTGATCGATCAATCAGCAAAGCAAATCATCGATACCGCAATCCGTTCGGGAGCGCAAATTGCAGGACCAGTACCGCTTCCAACGCGCCGAAGCACTTACACTGTCGTCAAGAGTCCACATGTTTACAAAATGGGCGGCGAAGCGTTCGAGATGCGCGTCCACAAACGCTTGATCGACATAACTAACGCAACACCCAAGACGATCGATAGCTTGCAAAATCTCTCGCTCCCTGCTGGAGTTGATGCCGAAATCCGCATGTAA